Proteins encoded within one genomic window of Oryza glaberrima chromosome 12, OglaRS2, whole genome shotgun sequence:
- the LOC127758057 gene encoding uncharacterized protein LOC127758057: protein MASYYEITSRGALIKGREFNFSNLYLYHIYNSSEPNQQQIIDNVSSTAMGGLTVNNWTVYDGVGSDATLVARGQGLHTYAGNWHCSFSLVFEDERFNGSTLEVKGIFEEDRDWAIVGGTGEFAMASGVIKKTVYERTPEGTIIELTIRGFCPDF from the exons ATGGCTTCCTACTACGAAATCACCTCTCGTGGCGCACTCATCAAGGGCAGGGAGTtcaacttctccaacctctaccTCTACCACATCTACAATAGCTCAGAACCCAACCAGCAGCAGATCATAGACAACGTTTCTTCTACCGCCATGGGTGGGCTGACCGTCAACAATTGGACGGTGTACGATGGAGTTGGGAGCGATGCGACGCTTGTTGCCCGAGGACAGGGCCTGCATACCTATGCTGGCAACTGGCATTGCTCCTTCAGCTTGGTTTTCGAGGATGAAAG GTTTAACGGATCCACCCTTGAGGTGAAGGGGATATTTGAAGAGGATCGTGACTGGGCTATTGTCGGGGGAACAGGCGAGTTCGCTATGGCATCTGGTGTCATAAAGAAAACGGTGTATGAGCGAACACCCGAGGGAACAATCATTGAACTCACGATCCGTGGGTTTTGCCCCGACTTTTAA